A window from Osmia lignaria lignaria isolate PbOS001 chromosome 8, iyOsmLign1, whole genome shotgun sequence encodes these proteins:
- the LOC117608936 gene encoding arylalkylamine N-acetyltransferase 1: MELSNDLCNFKWATSSHLPEILSFLYENFDKEETMLTSLRDNNTLTAEDEKSMRMDHERLIRAIFAFSPCLIAVEKSLKKIIGVNLMIVSRNSKFDDKADGVSAAFANNPPTTKLMKQYFNYLSVISEKADLFDKFPNARVAVEFYAVAIDKNYRRRGLSKALMAAGISFAKDTVQDAGFIFGVYTSLYSKKAAETLGLKSVMDVDLLTYKDADGQPIFQDTPPHNIVSVMVLQLA, encoded by the coding sequence ATGGAGCTAAGCAATGATCTATGTAATTTTAAATGGGCGACGTCCTCCCATTTGCctgaaattttatcatttttatatgaaaattttgatAAAGAAGAAACTATGCTGACAAGCCTGAGGGATAATAATACTCTAACAGCTGAAGATGAAAAATCAATGAGGATGGATCATGAAAGATTGATCCGAGCGATCTTCGCTTTTTCCCCTTGTTTGATAGCCgtggaaaaatcattaaaaaagatCATTGGCGTGAACCTGATGATTGTCAGCAGGAATTCCAAGTTCGACGACAAAGCTGATGGAGTATCCGCTGCGTTCGCCAACAATCCTCCTAcaacaaaattaatgaaacagtATTTCAATTATCTGTCGGTAATCAGCGAGAAGGCTGATCTGTTCGACAAGTTTCCTAACGCTAGAGTAGCTGTAGAGTTCTACGCGGTTGCCATTGATAAGAATTACCGTAGACGAGGCCTCTCAAAAGCGCTGATGGCAGCTGGAATATCGTTTGCAAAAGACACCGTCCAGGATGCTGGATTCATATTCGGAGTGTACACCTCCCTGTACTCGAAAAAAGCAGCTGAGACCCTTGGTTTGAAAAGCGTCATGGACGTTGATCTTCTAACTTATAAGGATGCTGATGGTCAGCCTATTTTCCAGGATACTCCTCCACATAATATTGTTTCTGTCATGGTGTTACAGCTTGCATAA
- the LOC117608935 gene encoding uncharacterized protein LOC117608935 isoform X1 encodes MRTRNRMPPYRVWGSIEDGSIEFESLTDDTLEGAINVIRESFFVYESVCRGVDLLSEPGASKELEKLCLDAAKDGISVVAIDVNSGEVIGVAFNKMQVAQNSAEKSAFEIFSENCKYQSSKALVDFMIDVDSRINLFKHYNTDCIFEIMFLATLTSKQKRRIGELLVSSSMELAKELKKEKPVKTPVTIDGDNTLQNKDAIPSLISAIMTSSYSQKIASKCGFEDLIKVPYEKFSFKGKSFSDRIGDEHPSCVLVAKRLQ; translated from the exons ATGAG GACCAGAAACAGAATGCCACCCTATCGGGTATGGGGCTCTATAGAAGATGGGAGCATCGAATTCGAATCTCTAACAGATGACACCCTCGAGGGTGCTATAAACGTAATAAGGGAGAGTTTCTTTGTCTACGAGAGTGTTTGCAGGGGTGTTGATCTTCTGTCAGAGCCTGGTGCATCGAAGGAGCTTGAGAAACTTTGCCTGGATGCTGCCAAGGATGGGATCAGTGTTGTGGCCATCGATGTGAACAGTGGTGAAGTTATTGGAGTTGCCTTCAACAAAATGCAG GTGGCCCAGAATTCAGCAGAGAAAAGTGCCTTTGAAATTTTCAGTGAGAACTGCAAGTACCAGTCATCGAAAGCTCTGGTGGACTTCATGATTGACGTAGACTCTAGGATAAATCTTTTTAAACACTATAATACAGACTGCATCTTTGAGATTATGTTTCTGGCCACTCTGACCAGCAAACAGAAGCGCAGGATAGGAGAGCTGTTGGTTTCCTCATCGATGGAGCTGGCTAAGGAGCTGAAAAAAGAGAAACCAGTGAAAACACCAGTTACCATTGACGGtgataatactctacaaaataaGGATGCAATACCCAGTTTGATATCTGCAATTATGACTTCAAGCTACTCTCAGAAGATTGCCAGCAAGTGTGGATTCGAGGATCTGATAAAAGTACCTTATGAAAAATTCTCATTTAAGGGGAAGAGTTTTAGTGATAGAATAGGGGACGAACATCCAAGCTGCGTTTTAGTTGCTAAAAGATTACAATag
- the LOC117608935 gene encoding uncharacterized protein LOC117608935 isoform X2, giving the protein MPPYRVWGSIEDGSIEFESLTDDTLEGAINVIRESFFVYESVCRGVDLLSEPGASKELEKLCLDAAKDGISVVAIDVNSGEVIGVAFNKMQVAQNSAEKSAFEIFSENCKYQSSKALVDFMIDVDSRINLFKHYNTDCIFEIMFLATLTSKQKRRIGELLVSSSMELAKELKKEKPVKTPVTIDGDNTLQNKDAIPSLISAIMTSSYSQKIASKCGFEDLIKVPYEKFSFKGKSFSDRIGDEHPSCVLVAKRLQ; this is encoded by the exons ATGCCACCCTATCGGGTATGGGGCTCTATAGAAGATGGGAGCATCGAATTCGAATCTCTAACAGATGACACCCTCGAGGGTGCTATAAACGTAATAAGGGAGAGTTTCTTTGTCTACGAGAGTGTTTGCAGGGGTGTTGATCTTCTGTCAGAGCCTGGTGCATCGAAGGAGCTTGAGAAACTTTGCCTGGATGCTGCCAAGGATGGGATCAGTGTTGTGGCCATCGATGTGAACAGTGGTGAAGTTATTGGAGTTGCCTTCAACAAAATGCAG GTGGCCCAGAATTCAGCAGAGAAAAGTGCCTTTGAAATTTTCAGTGAGAACTGCAAGTACCAGTCATCGAAAGCTCTGGTGGACTTCATGATTGACGTAGACTCTAGGATAAATCTTTTTAAACACTATAATACAGACTGCATCTTTGAGATTATGTTTCTGGCCACTCTGACCAGCAAACAGAAGCGCAGGATAGGAGAGCTGTTGGTTTCCTCATCGATGGAGCTGGCTAAGGAGCTGAAAAAAGAGAAACCAGTGAAAACACCAGTTACCATTGACGGtgataatactctacaaaataaGGATGCAATACCCAGTTTGATATCTGCAATTATGACTTCAAGCTACTCTCAGAAGATTGCCAGCAAGTGTGGATTCGAGGATCTGATAAAAGTACCTTATGAAAAATTCTCATTTAAGGGGAAGAGTTTTAGTGATAGAATAGGGGACGAACATCCAAGCTGCGTTTTAGTTGCTAAAAGATTACAATag
- the LOC117608937 gene encoding uncharacterized protein LOC117608937, which yields MSLSSNEQLEFKLLTRDKVQEALDIQTETMKQECLAIGFGMFEEVGAAEEMRMVFTEIVKDGSTIMAVDRETDQLAAVAFNKIHARPREGEKDQLEIFMKENLKHRACQELVNFLDSIQMNVDIFKNYNANGAIELFYLGTDPRYQGRGIGSQMVQKCIEFGRGLLNGTMKRSSIDGSIGNEQVLPEFIYGVFASNYSQRIAETIGFEVLHEVRYDDYSFAGKKLSEMIGDVHRSARLQGLKL from the exons ATGTCGTTGTCCTCCAACGAGCAGCTGGAGTTCAAGCTGCTCACCAGGGACAAGGTGCAGGAGGCATTGGACATTCAAACTGAAACTATGAAACAGGAATGTCTGGCTATTGGCTTTGGAATGTTTGAAGAAGTTGGCGCAGCTGAAGAAATGCGAATGGTTTTTACAGAGATCGTTAAAGACGGTTCTACGATTATGGCTGTTGACAGAGAAACGGATCAACTGGCGGCGGTGGCGTTCAATAAAATACAT GCTCGACCAAGAGAAGGTGAAAAGGATCAGCTGGAGATCTTCATGAAAGAGAATCTGAAGCACCGAGCGTGCCAGGAGTTGGTCAACTTCCTTGATAGC ATTCAGATGAACGTggacattttcaaaaattacaacGCGAACGGGGCGATAGAACTGTTTTATCTCGGCACTGATCCACGATATCAAGGCCGCGGGATCGGCTCCCAAATGGTACAAAAGTGCATCGAGTTTGGCCGAGGGCTCTTGAACGGCACAATGAAAAGGAGTTCGATCGACGGAAGTATCGGGAACGAACAGGTGCTTCCAGAATTTATATACGGGGTATTTGCTTCCAACTACAGTCAAAGGATCGCTGAGACGATTGGTTTCGAGGTTCTGCACGAGGTTCGATACGATGATTACTCTTTTGCTGGTAAAAAATTGTCCGAGATGATAGGGGACGTTCACAGGTCGGCTAGGTTGCAAGGTCTCAAACTCTGA
- the LOC117608934 gene encoding uncharacterized protein LOC117608934 — translation MVDDEEQEELRCTGSDVEIEEYTDTEESPYVTYQATDKLFDTDRAGWQKFSFIATLLIVVVSVTFLIIAYPLYLNSISTVSNAYTGLLFTALSSTCLLGIIWFIIERVSPPPALIPNSMKIKIPRCALVKISLIYAFSGIVTTLALDQNRVLCHLQDPIKGITLVFSLVYYFFFCRKMMSLQRIFSSTTIIVGLFISVDYGLCDEFRCRGREVSPHAASIRESWGARAVWTFVYVGALAAFAMFFTLLEGHYTTEQQNMCHVMANQQNSFLYTVSRLVSSRDIRRRGSEEEGGRLLHVTDPDPTVKPKHFPKPPILETLFYIHLIAFFAILTMSWVNTLPGIGRGYSPVELYRTVEHGLTCHFKNTESCSNVSIHGWTFLIAYTVFSISVLNFLSMCESAVFTVAAATVSLPLSGIWWSIYKMDISVHGGSISWSPGVTGELICALLGLPVVLLGLGLLVRSHFRDTQPSYLTMQPPEVQCEHSQR, via the exons ATGGTCGACGACGAGGAACAGGAGGAGCTGAGGTGCACAGGTAGCGACGTCGAGATCGAGGAATACACCGACACCGAGGAATCGCCATATGTCACTTATCAGGCCACCGATAAGCTGTTCGATACGGACCGAGCTGGCTGGCAAAAGTTCAGCTTCATCGCCACCCTTCTAATCGTTGTCGTCTCCGTCACATTTTTGATTATCGCCTATCCTCTTTATCTGAACAGTATCAGCACCGTTTCAAATGCTTATACAG GACTACTTTTTACTGCCCTGAGCTCCACCTGTCTCCTTGGAATCATATGGTTTATCATTGAGAGGGTATCACCACCGCCTGCGTTGATTCCAAACAGCATGAAAATCAAGATACCTCGTTGTGCCCTGGTGAAGATAAGCCTGATCTATGCTTTCTCTGGCATTGTCACCACCCTTGCTCTTGATCAAAACCGAGTCCTCTGCCACTTGCAAGACCCAATCAAAGGCATCACCTTGGTCTTCTCTCTGGTttactatttcttcttctgtcgcAAAA TGATGAGCCTGCAACGAATCTTCTCGAGCACCACCATAATAGTCGGCTTGTTCATAAGCGTTGATTACGGTCTTTGCGACGAGTTTCGATGCAGAGGAAGGGAAGTTTCACCACACGCCGCTTCTATAAGGGAGTCCTGGGGTGCAAGGGCTGTTTGGACGTTCGTCTATGTCGGCGCGCTCGCCGCTTTTGCCATGTTCTTCACGCTGCTCGAGGGTCATTACACCACAGAG cAACAAAATATGTGCCATGTAATGGCGAATCAACAGAATTCATTCCTGTACACGGTGTCGCGTTTGGTGTCGTCCAGAGACATTCGGAGACGCGGATCCGAGGAAGAAGGCGGTAGGTTGCTTCACGTGACGGATCCTGATCCCACCGTTAAACCCAAACACTTTCCAAAGCCTCCGATTCTTGAAACTCTCTTCTACATACACCTAATAGCATTTTTTGCTATTCTCACCATGAGCTGGGTGAATACTTTACCAGGAATAGGCAGG ggATATTCACCAGTGGAACTATACCGTACTGTTGAACACGGTTTAACTTGTCATTTTAAAAACACAGAATCCTGCTCAAACGTTTCTATTCACGGATGGACCTTCCTGATAGCGTACACAGTCTTCTCAATTTCTGTATTAAACTTTCTGTCCATGTGCGAAAGTGCTGTGTTCACCGTCGCCGCCGCTACCGTATCTCTTCCTCTATCCGGCATTTGGTGGAGCATTTATAAAATGGACATCAGTGTACACGGTG GTTCTATCTCGTGGTCACCGGGGGTCACTGGAGAACTGATCTGCGCGCTTCTTGGACTTCCCGTTGTTCTTCTAGGCCTGGGATTACTCGTCAGATCACACTTCAGGGACACTCAACCCTCATACTTGACGATGCAACCGCCAGAGGTGCAATGCGAACATTCTCAGAGATGA